The DNA segment tttcttcttcttcttctttaatttcttttttgacaTGCATGAGTCTtggttttcttatttttcactttattaataaaatctatttttgtttcttattcttCCTTTTTGTTAGCTTCTATATGTATTGCCTTTTGATCTATCATATGCTTCATTTCAGAAAATGAACTAAcccttttctttaatttttttcttggtgTTTTAATTCTGTAGTATTAGTTACACTTAAACTCTAGCATacataaatcataaatattGCGCTTTCTCCTAGCTAGCTCTTGTATTAATTAGGTTTGGGACAAAAAGGattatatatattcatattatttGGTTGAAGCTAAAAGCTTTAGAGAGAAGAAACAACAAGCTTAGGGTTTTAGCTAATGGGTTCTATATCTTAAATTATACAAAACTTTTCAAGATATGAGATGAAGATACTAGttacttttctttaattttattagtttactTCCTTTCTCTCACGTGATTTCTTTCAACTTTTGGTTGTAGTATGTGCTTAATTATCCCTCCAATAATACACGTATAGTAGTCCAAAGTTCAAATTGATATGCATGAACGTTGGTGTTTGTTTCTAAGGCAATCAGCATGGACATaacttatcatttttttttccttatagTTTCTGATTGGTTCTGGGTCAAATATCAGTCCAAGTTTAATATAGTCATCATTGGAAAAAAGATCTCTAGCTTTTTTCTGAGGATCTTCCCTAGGGTTATATTATAGATAGATCTCATAGATTGAAAATTCCTTGTGTCAGAAGAAAATGTCTCTTATATTGTGTATGGACACAACTTTAAATGAAAAACtgatatttgtattattttaaataattttttgtactcctttatttatttatttttatgggtGTACTCCTTTATTTATAGTATAAAAGACAAAtagtttatcttttttcaatttttttttatcaatcatctttaattttaaaagtagatGTACAAAAATATGTACACAGAGTGATGTATATAACATTCCTCGTTTTAAATCATATATACTTAGTATttttcgatttgatatatatatatctacTTTTGTATATTTCTTATATACTTAATCATTTTCTATTtgaagtatatatataatatatatattcttaaactTAATTAgttacaataataattaaagtcGTATCTCTCTAAATAAATTGGATCACATAAATCACACTACACTTTCCAATATTACAtttgtattttatgttattttttaataaattatggAAGGTGTGATTTTATTTAGACTAATTTTCTATATAATTGTTATTTCCTGCAAGTTCTccttattttttagttatataaaGTAGCATTTTCACACCATGACGGTCAGGAAGAACACACATACACATATGTTCTCGAGATTATCAATTTTTGGGCCactaattttgaatttctacAACATAAACTACCGCTAGCTAGTTCCATTCATTCATACTTGCTatgttcttaattaattaactatagAAAAACGTTTCACATCtaccttttaattatttattcaacAATGTTAAATTACtagctaataaatattattattttaaatcatcACATAATTAACAACAATTTATACtaatatttacaaaattatataatttaaatttatatttactaaaatttacacacataaataaatatattttatattcatatttatcataatttatactaataaaataataaaatttatttattaaaaataatttaatatttatatagtcaaaattattaaaaagtacTCActcccaaaattttttaatatttatttatttattttggtgtagATATCCACCATCTATTGCTATCTATGAAATAAACATACAATCAATAATAATCCAAGGATTAAGTAAAGCttaatgattattattattcttgatTTTATTTATCAGGTAATTAATTAAAAGCAGAAGAATAATCAGAATGATGGCAGGTAGTGGACAACTAACAGTTCCACCAGGGTTCCGGTTCCATCCAACTGATGAGGAGCTTCTCTACTATTACCTAAGGAAGAAAGTTTCTTATGAAGCCATTGACCTTGATGTCATTAGAGAGGTTGATCTCAACAAACTTGAACCTTGGGACCTCAAAGGTATCTTTCCATCTAACTACATTCATTACATATATCAATATAAATTCTTAGCTTCAGTATGATAAAACTAATTATAGTAGTTGGAAAACCTTAACTTTTTTGTTCACTCCTCTATCTAATTAGGGCTTAACGTAGCATGGGTCAATTATATTAATCGTGATGGTTAAAAATGGAGGACTACAATAATTGTTGCAAGCCGCAAGCCCCTGCAACTGTGGTGTGTTCTCGATTTACATTAAATTtgtaatgaataaaaaaaatttaaagaaaccATTAATTTGACATTAAACGAAAGGAATATTTAGATGTTAATTATACATGTACGATCATACTAGTATTAATAGAATAAATTCCATCAAAACTTCATAGTTAAGTGTACTAAGACAAAAGTAGTACTAGGATGAATGAATTTTCAGTAAATCTCtgtgataattgaaaaataaacagTGCTTCATCTTTGTTTGAAATAGTTAAGTACCGTACTAAGATGTTGGCATTGAATGATGATTGAAATATACGTGTGGAGTTGTGCAGATAAATGCAGAATAGGATCAGGGCCTCAGAACGAGTGGTATTTCTTCAGTCACAAAGACAAGAAGTACCCAACAGGAACAAGGACCAATAGGGCAACCACTGCTGGTTTCTGGAAAGCCACTGGGAGGGACAAGGCCATATACCATACTAGCAATTCCAAGAGGATCGGGATGAgaaaaaccctagttttctaCACCGGCCGTGCGCCCCACGGCCAGAAGACTGACTGGATCATGCATGAGTACCGCCTCGACGAAGACGAGGCCGAGGTTCAGGtgacaaagaaaaataattccttacatgcatgcaatgccattcaataataacaatgttTGGAGAAAAATTCAAGATTggaaaaatttattattttttattagcatttttactcattaatttattttatttagtctaataatttaataatgtatttttaattcatatatatttttataattatgttataCAGAccctaaaattagtcattaaaattaattattagtataaaatatatattaaaatataaatatacatttgaaaaaaattaaacctatatacaaatatattagtgattgattttagtaattaattttagtgtacagataatatttttaatatttttaaaaattaatgactagctactagtaaaaaataataatttattaattttctagtATTTCTCTAATGTTGAAGATGAAATATTATCTTctgtaaaaaaatatgtattatacataaatatactaTGACTGATTTTGATAATTTAGTATAGGTAGGAAATTTTGCCGTACAAATATGGTTTATGTTCATCTTATAACAACAAAATGAGTCATTTTATTTGTGTACACAAAAGATAAGttatataaataactttttgtttttgaagatATTGATATAGCCAATAAGTCATTCTATATTCCTAGTGAAATTTGACATGCTTCAAACAATTAGTGAGTGCTATATACATATAACGAGAAAATTGAAGTTgcaataaaaaatgattttgtaTGTATTGCAGGAGGATGGGTGGGTCGTGTGCAGGGTTTTCAAGAAGAAAAACCAAAGCAGAGGGTttcaacaagaaattgaagaagaggaaCATCATCACTTAGCAGCAGCACATCAACACATGAGAGGAGTAGCAAGCCAACAAGTTCTGGACCCAAAACACCACCACCACTTGCAACATCATCAAGGACTCTATgataatgaaaataataataattacaccAATAATTTTGATGGATCCATGCATCTTCCACAGTTGTTCAGTCCAGAATCTTCCGTGGCTACCGCGGCGGCGCACACTTCCATGAATGCCATGGACATTCTTGAATGCTCCCAGAACCTTCTAAGGCTCACAACAACAAGTGGATGTGGACTCAATCTCATGCAACAACAACATGGAGAGAGGTTCAATGGTGATTGGTCTTTCTTGGATAAGCTTCTTGCTTCACACCATGGCAGCACCATGGATCatcatcagcatcatcatcatcatagcaAATGTAACAATAATCTTCATCATCAGCATTCTGCAATTGCTATTGGAACTACTTCATCTCAGAAATTCCCATTTCACCACCTTGGTTGTGACAACCATGATATCATGAAGTTTTCCAAGTAGggttattatgaaaaataataatataattattattattattattattatcataaaaGATGATGAGGTGAGAATCAGAAACTTCCTTTCTAGTATATGTATTTCAGAGTATCCTCCTGTTTGTTAGGTACTCATTGGAAAAATTCTCCCACTCATTAATATTTATTAGCATTTCTTTATTTTGAGTATCAATTGTGTATAGGTATGTATCTTTGTTATATTTTCAAGCTGCTGTTAAATAATATGATACTATTCATGAATGCTCATTATTCATGTTGTTGGATACCATGGCGATCTACTTTCTGCACATAAATAGTTCTTTGCGATGtataatattttcgaaaaaaaaaatgtttagggGACAACAGTAGGTATCGAGCCTAAAACCACTCAAAACTTTTTTTTCACATTATTTATTTGAGTGAAGGATATATTAGAGGAAGTATTagagagtattagagatataatcattagtgttaatGAGTGGTATCTGACATGATATTAGAGCTCTAGATCTGAAagagataataatttaaagttaccttatttaacttaatatttgaatatatattttttaaaataaaaaatatttttatttgtaaaatttattaaaatttcttaaaatattcttaagttttattttattttaattttatattaaaaaattttaattgcatCAACTTTATCTCTAacgactaatttttcaaaaaaattatgacCAATATAAGAATAACtcaacaaaaataacttttaacgTAAGCAAATTAAACATATTTATCATGTATTATGATTAGATTAGTcctaaacttttttaaaatttagttatcagggatatatttaatataaatcgaaaatttttaggataaaattaaaattatatctaatattatatatttattctaacaataattaattattattgaaaacaaataacaaaaaaaggcaAGATATGTTTATCTTTCGCTTCCAaacatttttgttattttatgatttttaatatGCAAAAATGTTTGGGGAATATAATTGGGGGAATTAAAGGGAgttataatttgtttattttttgtttttttaatttatttttattttttattctttaattattattgaaattaatagataattttaaatataataaatataaaattatagatattgaattagggtttaatcactTAAAGTTTGTCATAAACTAAATCTTTGTATGATTAAAGTAGTTGATAAGAACTATTAATGCAAAAATTTAAACACCTCTAAAATCTTAATTGTTCTCTCATATTAATTTCACCAACTATTCTTTGTTTGCTTTCTTGCACTCTCTGATTTACTGTTTTATACTATTTGACCTTGAAATCACTCTTTTTAGCTTGTCTAACTAGCCTAATCACTCAACTATTGTTGTTTCGTTCATTAATTCTTGTGGGATCGACACTCACTCACTtgagttattacttgatacgattcgatgcacttgctagttagtttgTTGTATTCGAAAATTCGCACCAGTTGATCAACATACATATACTTCTTCCACTTTTTTCTATTTAGAAAGGCAAATTTTCATATCTAGTTGATAgatcttttattgctttttgtgCAGCAGTGCAATGAGTGTCCAATTATTGTATTTAGGTGAGTTACAAGTACAAATATCTCTGTATAATCtatcttaaaattttaggaACTCGTACATATCCTTTAGCTATGAGTCTTGCCTTATGCTTCTGaatggattttttaggattGAGCTTAGTCTTGTACACCTATTTGACTCCaatgatatatttatttaaagggCGATATACCAGCTTCTATGTGTTGTTCTTCTTTATCATCTtgattttttcttctattataTTTCTCCATTCTTCTTACTTTTCTGCTTTTTCAAAGTTTGTAGGCTTGATCTTGACAAAAATACATGTTTCGTATACATCTTATAGAtgtttagtttttcttgtaGGCTCAATGCTTCTTTTCTCGACTTTTTCATCTTTCTAGTCCTATGAAGCATCTTCATCGAAATCCACTTCTCAAAAAATTACGAGtttctttgttttcaagctATACACATGATATCCTTTTGAGTGTACTATACCAAAgaagatttatttttctatcttctcATCAAACTTGCTTCTTTTCTGTGTACGGATGTGGGCATAGCATGTGCATCAAAAGGCTTTTAGATGCTTTGTTGAAGGTTTTTGTCCAATTCATACTTTAATTggagttttatttaattttctattgtCTTAGTGGGACAATGATTTAGTaggtatactattatatatatagcttCTGCCTCGAAGATGTTGGGCAGATTTTTCTCCAAACGGATCGAGCGTGTCATCTCTATCACAGTTCCATTTTTTTCTCTCAGATACTTCATTATGCTTAGGAGCATATCCAACTGTGAGTTAACGTGTAACGACCTAGTTTCTAACACGTCATGATCATACCAAATGTAAGGCATTACTAGCTAATTcctttattatctatttaatattgaaCCTTTATGCAACAATTTGTTGACAATTTTTCTAAAAGGTTAAAATTTTTCCATCAAGAACAAATAATGCATATTCACAtgcttaatattaataatacattATAATATTACATACAAAACCAACTACAAAATCTATCCCTTTAAATAAAACTTCAAATAACAAGGCAagggaaaaaataaattctatcgACAACTCAACTTGCAAACATATTCTTCTATGCTCCTGCAGTTTCGCAATAAGCTTTCGCACCTGTAGCTGAAATGGGTGAAAATAGGgagtaagaactggggagttcttagtcgTAGGGCTGTGGTAGTTAGTTAAGTCCATTTTAATACTATACCCAGTCAGCAGCAACAACCAATAAACTCAACAAGCATAATAATTAAAGAACATAGAAAGTCAAGCACAACACATACACAATCACAGAAAATAAAGTTCACAAAAAATATGTGAAAATAattatgatgcatgtctattcctAGTGTAGGTAATGTGCTCAGCTGTTAGTTTCTACCCGCTTCCATCACTATCTAGTACTAGTTCTAGACATGGCTTTTTAATTGGCACAACCCTTATAAACAAGCTCACCATACAGGTGTAGTTGTCTTTAGCTATCAAATGTCGaacataacctctgtaagcaaaTTCGTCTTACAGGTGCACCTCTTTCTAGCTGTTGTATATTAAGAtaaacctctgtaagcaaccttgTCTTATAGGTGCGACTCTCTATGGCCGATGTATTCCTGGAAAGCAACTTTCTCAGTGAAATTACCACCTTATCTCTTCTCGATCTCAGCAGCAAACAATCATCTCAGCCCGCTTTCAATGAAAAACATCTctgcttgttttctttttgtttcaatttttttctctttcttcaatcttttactttattattcttaatatatCAAAACTTGTTTGCACTATACGCTCGCCTTTCcctaaatattttatgaaaagagaattataaaatttataatataactCTTTTTCTAATGATTTTAGAAAGTCTTATTGTCTcacttttcctttcttatttaataaaaataatgattttagtaaaaataactaataaaaatgtatactaattaaattgatataagtaaaataatattaaaggaGTATTAATATTCAATGTTTCTATGTTAATATACAAAGTAAATCTGagtttttataaagaaaaaaaaatactcacTCACCCCCTAAAAGCttactttttattcaaaatatctctaaacttatttatttataaaatcaacttcaatttttttttataaaattacaattttattctcaaaataataatgttatatTCGTAAAAGAAGACATTTCTTTAAATCCAAAATTCTTTCTTGTAATCTGATAGGAaacttttattctatttttgaactttacggttattgatttttttataattttttgtttaatctcTTGGCCATCAAAACCTATCAATTTAATCAAGTTTTCTCACTGGAAGACAACCCCAAATTCACTCAAAATACCTCAGTTCTAGACTGTACCCATATAGGTTGAATCATCAAGCAAtcaaaacaacaacaatttcaataaaaatcaagCATAATCtcaatcaaactaaaaaaaatatcaatcagACCAACAATCACTTATCACATTAACATTTAGTCgatgaaaaattattaaaacctACCTCCATAGAAGAATCACAACCGAAACTCCATGGAAGGCTTCTGAACAAAAAATTGGCGAAAATGTCAAAATCGACTACTCTACTTTCGAGGTTTCCACTTGGCCAAACCATGCATGGAAGATCAGCGGCGCCATTGTTGATTTTTTCCAAACAAAAATGACGTCAAcgtgaaaaagagaaaaatacgaACACTTTaatcggattagattttttattggagttacgaaACTCAAAAAATCGAACTCAGAATCTTTTGAGTTCCATGAAAGTTCTTACGTTCTCTCTCGTTCTCTTTCTCTGAGTTTTGGCTGGAATGAAATAAGAATGACGATGATTAaggatgataatgatgattatGTTGGTTTGTTAACACACAAGGGCTGGGTGTCATGCATATGGGCTGCTGAGTCAGCGATTCAagttataaatatcttaaatgAATAACTATGAAAGctgaatatattaaaatacaagtaattatatatatatatgagttactaatataaatgacattagtaatataatgataaaaatatatacgaTGAAGTATTAGCGAATCTAAGTTCACCAAAGAGTATCGATATTTATTCATATCGGCAGATTTTGAACATGaaatattaattatcaaaattaaattataaaatatttattattaatagattACGAAAATTATAATTccaattatgtaaaatatcttattatagtaaagatatataataatcttaatTATTATGAACTCAAggtatcataaaaattaatttaaataccttaaacaaaatagtttctagaaataaaaaatcaataaaataagtCATAAATTATTCatagttaataatttaaaatatgatatttaACAAAATATCAATCACTTAATTTGAATGATATAATTCTTACCACTCATAAATTACcgaaattctaatttcaatgGTGCAAAATATcacatttaataaaattatatataataatcttagtcaatttaaatttcaataatcataaaatcaatttgattatatctaataaaataatttttaaataaatagttcaaattaataaaataggtcataactaatttataaaagaagtttaaaaaatataggTTGTTACATGATGTTTGATGATTTCTACTtcacaaaatttattaaattcctTTGAAGTGTATTCAGTTCATCTGTCGCTGCGAAGTACCTTGATGCTTTGACCGCTTTGCTTCTCCATATGTTCCTTGAACGTCTTGAAGATGTCAAAAACCTATGATTTTTTGTGTAAAAAATATACTCACATTATCCTGGTATAATTATCAATGAAGAGAATGAAGTACCTATTATTACTGATTGACAGTATCTTCATCGGTTCACAGACATCAATGTGAACTAATTCAAGCATTTTCTTGGCTCGCCAAGCTCTTCCAGAAAAAAATTAGTTGACGATATTATTTGCCAAATAAGCATCCTTTACAAAGTTGTTCAATCTCTGTGATGCTTGGTAGATCTCtcattagttattttttgtgtAGTACCATGAAACTAAAAATGACCAAATCTTCAATATGCCACAACCATAAATTATCTTATTGTACCTTAAATGCAGTTTCTATGATATAACTCCAATTTAATTGAAAgcttatgatttttatttttactattgcTAGAAATCTTCtagtttttcttttacttatgGTGCATAAGTTTTTTCAATGTGTAATATgtaatcttttttcattatttggcCAATACTGCAGATCTTGTGTAAGTTTAGAAATTAATAGAACATCATGAATATTCTTAGTTTTTATCTTAGTGTGCACGGTATTTATAACTTTGCCATTCGCCCGCACGATCATTCTGTCTTCAAGTTTCATGCCAAATCAAACAAATTTATTGATGTCACTGAATAGACTTTGATCACCTATCATATAATTACTACAACTACTATTGAGACACCATATGTCATCTTTTTTTTGCAATCTTTTTGTGATGATACATAGAATAAACATTTTTCTCCCTCCTTTTCTTCAAAGAAGTTTGGGTGATGATTGATTTTTATTCTGTAGCCTTTCTCCATATGCCCAAACCTTTTGCCATTGCGATATTATGATTTTTTACAATGCCAATAATCCTTCTTTAGGTTGTTAGATTTCTTGCATATGCCAAATGGagaatattattttctattgtcaattttattttctatttttctagaTGTGTCtgtcttttcaaaatatttgtcttttttctcctcctcttttaTTTAGATTATGAGACTTTATATTGAACTTAGACTGAAatgcattttttattaaatcttTATATTGTCTCGACTTGCATGCTTGTTCAAAAGAGTGTAATGAGCTTATTAACTCTATTACTATTATCTTTGATAAATCCTTTATATCTTAAATTATAGACAATTTaggatcaaatttggatgacaAACTAATGAGTATTTTCTCCACAATCCTTTTATCGAACATGTCCTCTCCATAAGCTTTTATTTCAGTTACTAAACTCATTAATCTTGTATAGTAACCTTTTGTTGTCTCataatctttcattttcatattttcatattACTTTCTTAAAAATTAGAGGAGGATTGTGTGTACCTTTTGTAAACTTCGTAATACTAGcaaataattagtaaataaattaatttttaataaaaaaattaaaaatgtgaattttatagttttataagatagagctaattaaaacaaaaaaaattgacactaatttcaaagaatttggcccaagattggACCAAGTGGGCCAAACCAGTCAAACTGAGCCCGTGGGCCCAACCAACCCCTTCCACTTAATGAGCTCAGCTCACCTCTTCCCCATTTTTGCATGCAAACATGCTGGAATCACAGCCAAGGGGGGAAGAACACTCATCCACACCCAAACCCTCACTCACATAATCAAACCCACATAACTTTTCATTCTGAGCTCCGATCGTCGCACCGTTTGTGGCTACGCATTCGCGTTGTTGAGCTCTACAAAGTCTAGAACATTGTAAAGTAAGGAAGTCATGTTTTCTTCCTCAATTTTCtcatttttagtttcaaaattcaTTAGCCAACATGTtgaaaattgtttaattttcgGTGTTTAGATTCGAATTAGCTTGGAGGAAACACTTAATCTTGCTTCATGGGTGCTTGAGTAAGGTGAAAATCCTAGAACCCTTGTTAATTCATTGATTTTGAGTGTTGGGTATTAAATTTTGGGTATGTATGTGTGATAAATGTGTTAGGTGTATGTATATGTGTGATATGAAGTAATTGGATATGTTGGAAGCTCAATTGGAAGCTTAGGATTTCGTGCTAGTTGCTGAAATTGGTGTTGAGGGCTTGCTTCTTGCCTAGTGGGTTGCCTTGGGAAATATGAaaaaattggccaaggtatggcttaggtttctcgtatttaatatatattgtcttgtgaaaacttaggctagatgaccataggataggaATAAAAGCATGAGTGTGTAAATTGCTTAATGCCTTGATGATAATTGTGAACCAAGTTGAGTATGGGTTTGTTGTTTATTGTTGGGAATGGAAATTGAATGTTAAAAGATGATTTAATGATGGTTGACAAATTGAGAATAATGAATATGTATAGATGATGGATTGTTGATGGTCTTGTTGATATAATTGAGAATAATGAATATGTATGAGAATCATTTAAAATTAAGGTATGATAGATGATGGAGGGAGTGTAAGGATGTGTTATTGTGATATTGCATATGTTGGAACTGATTTTTAGTGTAGGAAGATTGATATTGAATGGtgaattaatgaaaataaaggtttgaagatttttgtgtaaatttaaaattttgtccGAACTTCAACGAGTCATAATTTGGTTTTCAAATCCCTAAATTATTTCAAACTTGTTTCATATAGAAATTGGGTCTGTGAAGTTTACgtcgttcgaagaacggatgaaaaatgttttaaaacgaGAAAGTT comes from the Arachis duranensis cultivar V14167 chromosome 7, aradu.V14167.gnm2.J7QH, whole genome shotgun sequence genome and includes:
- the LOC107458804 gene encoding protein SOMBRERO, which translates into the protein MMAGSGQLTVPPGFRFHPTDEELLYYYLRKKVSYEAIDLDVIREVDLNKLEPWDLKDKCRIGSGPQNEWYFFSHKDKKYPTGTRTNRATTAGFWKATGRDKAIYHTSNSKRIGMRKTLVFYTGRAPHGQKTDWIMHEYRLDEDEAEVQEDGWVVCRVFKKKNQSRGFQQEIEEEEHHHLAAAHQHMRGVASQQVLDPKHHHHLQHHQGLYDNENNNNYTNNFDGSMHLPQLFSPESSVATAAAHTSMNAMDILECSQNLLRLTTTSGCGLNLMQQQHGERFNGDWSFLDKLLASHHGSTMDHHQHHHHHSKCNNNLHHQHSAIAIGTTSSQKFPFHHLGCDNHDIMKFSK